A genomic segment from Frateuria edaphi encodes:
- a CDS encoding DUF5996 family protein, translating into MQIDEAWPELPYDAWRETYATLHLWSQVVGKVALALAPPLNHCWGIAFHVTARGMSTRLLPYEARSFTLAFDFIDHALVIDCTDGQTRRLPLEPRSVADFHHALMAALREMGLAVRIWPVSVEMPTPVRLDEDTRHCSYEPAWAHRFWRILVLVEREFARWRCSYVGKSSPVNFFWGSFDLAVTRFSGRRAPSREGPAFERDAYSHEVISHGFWPGSAPLLEPAFYAYAVPPPDGLAKARVEPREAYFHPSLSEFILPYEAVRKASSPEAALRAFLQSTWRRAATLGHWDLAELERQ; encoded by the coding sequence ATGCAAATCGACGAGGCCTGGCCCGAGCTCCCTTACGACGCGTGGCGGGAGACCTATGCCACGTTGCACCTGTGGTCGCAGGTGGTGGGCAAGGTCGCGCTGGCGCTGGCGCCGCCGCTCAACCACTGCTGGGGCATCGCGTTCCACGTCACGGCGCGCGGCATGTCCACCCGGCTGCTGCCGTACGAGGCGCGGAGCTTCACGCTGGCATTCGACTTCATCGACCACGCGCTGGTGATCGACTGCACCGATGGGCAAACCCGCCGCCTGCCGCTTGAGCCGCGCAGCGTCGCCGACTTCCATCACGCACTGATGGCCGCGCTGCGGGAGATGGGTTTGGCGGTTCGGATCTGGCCGGTCTCGGTGGAGATGCCCACGCCCGTGCGCTTGGACGAGGACACCCGCCATTGCAGCTACGAGCCCGCATGGGCGCATCGGTTCTGGCGGATCCTGGTGCTGGTCGAGCGCGAGTTCGCGCGCTGGCGTTGCAGTTACGTGGGCAAGAGCAGCCCGGTGAATTTCTTCTGGGGCAGCTTCGATCTGGCGGTGACGCGGTTCTCCGGTCGCCGGGCGCCATCGCGCGAGGGTCCGGCGTTCGAGCGCGACGCGTATTCGCACGAGGTGATCAGCCACGGCTTCTGGCCCGGCAGTGCGCCGTTGCTGGAGCCGGCCTTCTACGCCTACGCGGTGCCGCCACCGGATGGATTGGCCAAGGCGCGGGTGGAGCCGCGCGAGGCGTATTTCCATCCGTCGCTCAGCGAGTTCATCCTGCCGTATGAAGCGGTGCGCAAAGCATCTTCGCCCGAAGCCGCTCTGCGAGCGTTCCTGCAAAGCACGTGGCGCCGGGCCGCGACGCTCGGGCATTGGGACCTGGCGGAGCTGGAGCGGCAATGA
- a CDS encoding barstar family protein gives MTSKVLQIDLHDAGRDGIYRVVPDDPMTLADDAARAGLRLSRIDLRECTSHQRAMRCLAQAFELALPGDDWSEVTASLRDPGWLSAPGCVLVLDHADVLRAEAPDVYAALRDHLAGVAKDWYARGVPFFVFMVFPDSETLDAAIDA, from the coding sequence ATGACCAGCAAAGTTCTGCAGATCGACCTGCACGATGCCGGACGCGACGGCATTTATCGCGTCGTGCCCGACGACCCGATGACATTGGCCGATGACGCTGCCCGCGCCGGCCTGCGCCTCAGTCGCATCGATCTGCGCGAGTGCACGAGCCACCAGCGCGCGATGCGGTGCCTGGCCCAGGCGTTCGAGCTGGCGCTACCCGGGGATGACTGGTCCGAAGTCACGGCCAGCCTGCGCGATCCGGGCTGGCTGTCGGCGCCGGGCTGCGTGCTGGTGCTCGATCATGCCGACGTCCTGCGCGCCGAGGCGCCCGACGTCTACGCGGCACTTCGCGACCACCTGGCCGGCGTGGCCAAGGACTGGTACGCCCGCGGCGTGCCGTTTTTCGTTTTCATGGTGTTCCCGGACAGCGAGACGCTGGATGCCGCGATAGACGCCTGA
- a CDS encoding LysR substrate-binding domain-containing protein: MSLPNLDMDALRSLVAILHTGGLARAAERIGRSPSAVSQQMRKLELQLGEPLFRKQGRRVVLTEAGDRVHAYARRILELNDEAVHAVRGAAVDGVVRFGLPGDFAESWLPAALGQFRKAYPAVRVDVLVEPNRLLLERLDRGELDLVLAMNQGGRADAQRLATLPMTWIGPAGKGEVVRPGAVLDLALYQPPCFFRQAGTAALDRAGIAWRPAFVTASLQSLWAGVAAGLGLTVRTGTDLPPALMRLDERHGLPSLPGVDLCLHAASGPSSAALTRLRQVVVEQARTHLGRSGPRGK; this comes from the coding sequence ATGTCGCTCCCCAATCTCGACATGGACGCGTTGCGCAGCCTGGTGGCGATCCTGCACACGGGCGGCCTGGCCCGTGCCGCGGAACGCATCGGGCGCTCGCCTTCGGCGGTCAGCCAGCAGATGCGCAAGCTGGAGCTGCAGCTGGGCGAGCCGCTGTTCCGCAAGCAGGGCCGCCGCGTGGTGTTGACCGAGGCGGGCGACCGGGTACACGCCTACGCGCGCCGCATCCTGGAACTGAACGATGAAGCGGTCCACGCGGTGCGCGGTGCGGCGGTCGACGGCGTGGTGCGCTTCGGCCTGCCGGGCGACTTCGCCGAGTCCTGGTTGCCGGCGGCGTTGGGGCAATTCAGGAAAGCCTATCCAGCGGTGCGGGTGGATGTCCTGGTCGAGCCGAACCGGCTGCTGCTCGAACGGTTAGATCGCGGCGAGCTCGATCTGGTGCTTGCCATGAACCAGGGCGGGCGGGCGGACGCCCAGCGCCTGGCCACGTTGCCGATGACCTGGATCGGCCCGGCAGGAAAGGGCGAGGTCGTGCGGCCCGGCGCGGTGCTGGATCTGGCGCTTTACCAGCCGCCGTGTTTCTTCCGACAGGCGGGTACGGCAGCACTGGATCGGGCAGGCATCGCCTGGCGGCCCGCATTCGTCACCGCGAGTCTGCAAAGCCTGTGGGCGGGCGTCGCCGCGGGGCTGGGCCTCACCGTACGCACGGGCACCGACCTCCCGCCCGCGTTGATGCGGCTGGACGAGCGCCACGGCCTGCCGTCGCTGCCGGGTGTGGATCTGTGCCTGCATGCCGCCTCCGGCCCTTCTTCTGCGGCGCTGACACGGCTGCGCCAGGTGGTGGTGGAGCAGGCGCGAACGCATCTGGGTCGATCGGGACCCCGCGGGAAGTGA
- a CDS encoding PAS domain S-box protein: MRSLTPSMRGLLPGEQATVLGQLREGVILTDREGRITFINEAAGRFLGVSQLGVLPVDYSRVFHLLTEDGQPYPAVDLPLARAVRGETVPHARWSIQREDGTQRIAGGAAQPLFDAEGVMTGAVLTFHDDTARVQAERALSDAEQRYRLATEATEDAIWDWNPRTDRTAWNERLFEAYGHRYTETSYAWFISQIHPDDRGRIDAGLREVVHAGGGIHWTDEYRFRRADGTYAKVCDRGTVARDAQGRAIRMIGAMVDVTERKRADRALRRRTRTLEILNRTAAEMAAELDLPQVVQLATEAGVELTRASMGAFLSETLDEAAGGTRLCALAGIDRDAFGSPAKTRVAELFGPVIAHRRLFRSDDVTVDPRIAHEAMSATPAPIRSVLAVPVTSRCGEPLGALVFVHPEPARFKARHERLMVGVAAHAAIAIDNARLLATAQREVEERRIAQERLRDLNETLEARVEARTRERDRAWAMSRDLQLVMDATGIILAANEASDILGYRPDELIGRSAEAFVHPDDVAIHLEAMSMAALDRFPPEEIRCLHKDGSYRWLSWVKSADQGVLYASGRDVTQQKEQAQALAAAEEALRQSQKMEAVGQLTGGIAHDFNNMLAVVMGSLDLLKRRVGDNPRAVRQIESATDAAGRAALLTKRLLAFSRQQALNPQPIDPNRLVGEMSELLRHSIGAGIRLHTTLADGLWPIRVDANQLENVLLNLAVNARDAMPDGGCLTIETGNVQLDKHYAAANGIRAGDYVLIAVTDNGSGMPPDVLARAFDPFFTTKEVGKGTGLGLSQVYGFVRQSGGHVKLYSEPGQGTTVRIYLPRLREEPAAGWVADSDPATAPGGLQELILVVEDEPSVRQFSVDALEELGYRVLQADGAPAALRLLDRHPDVALLFTDIVMPEINGRKLADEVHHRRPELPILFTTGYTRDAVVHQGVLDPDVELLGKPFTIDELARKVRAMLDGGE; this comes from the coding sequence ATGAGAAGCCTCACGCCATCCATGCGCGGCCTGCTGCCCGGCGAACAAGCCACGGTGCTCGGCCAGCTGCGCGAAGGCGTGATACTCACCGACCGCGAGGGGCGGATCACCTTCATCAACGAAGCGGCCGGGCGCTTCCTCGGCGTGTCGCAACTGGGCGTGCTGCCGGTCGACTACAGCCGCGTCTTTCATCTCCTTACCGAGGATGGCCAGCCCTATCCGGCCGTCGACCTGCCGCTGGCGCGTGCGGTGCGCGGGGAGACGGTTCCCCACGCGCGCTGGAGCATCCAGCGCGAGGACGGCACCCAGCGCATCGCCGGCGGCGCCGCGCAACCGCTTTTCGACGCCGAGGGCGTGATGACCGGCGCGGTGCTCACCTTCCACGACGACACCGCGCGGGTGCAGGCCGAGCGCGCGCTGAGCGATGCCGAGCAACGCTACCGGCTCGCCACCGAGGCCACGGAGGATGCGATCTGGGACTGGAATCCCCGGACCGATCGCACGGCCTGGAACGAGCGGCTGTTCGAGGCCTACGGCCATCGCTACACGGAGACCTCCTACGCCTGGTTCATTTCGCAGATCCACCCGGACGATCGCGGGCGCATCGATGCAGGCCTGCGCGAGGTGGTACATGCGGGCGGCGGTATCCATTGGACCGACGAGTATCGTTTCCGCCGTGCCGACGGTACCTACGCAAAGGTGTGCGACCGCGGCACCGTGGCGCGCGACGCCCAGGGACGCGCCATCCGCATGATCGGCGCGATGGTCGACGTCACCGAGCGCAAGCGGGCCGACCGCGCGCTGCGCCGGCGCACGCGCACACTCGAGATCCTCAATCGCACCGCCGCCGAGATGGCCGCCGAACTGGACCTTCCCCAGGTCGTGCAGCTGGCCACGGAGGCTGGCGTCGAACTGACCCGGGCAAGCATGGGCGCGTTTCTTTCCGAAACATTGGACGAAGCGGCTGGCGGCACGAGGCTGTGTGCACTGGCCGGCATCGATCGCGACGCGTTCGGCAGTCCGGCCAAGACGCGTGTGGCGGAGTTGTTCGGTCCGGTGATCGCGCACCGCCGGCTCTTTCGCTCGGACGACGTCACCGTCGATCCACGCATCGCGCACGAGGCCATGTCGGCCACGCCTGCGCCGATACGCAGCGTGCTCGCCGTCCCGGTAACGTCGCGATGCGGCGAGCCGCTGGGCGCCCTGGTGTTCGTTCATCCGGAGCCGGCGCGCTTCAAGGCACGGCACGAGCGCCTGATGGTCGGCGTGGCCGCGCACGCCGCGATCGCCATCGACAACGCACGGCTGCTGGCCACCGCCCAGCGCGAGGTGGAGGAGCGCCGGATCGCGCAGGAGCGCCTGCGCGACTTGAACGAAACGCTCGAAGCCCGCGTCGAGGCACGCACCCGCGAGCGTGACCGCGCCTGGGCCATGTCGCGCGACCTGCAACTGGTCATGGACGCCACCGGCATCATCCTCGCGGCGAACGAGGCCTCCGACATCCTGGGCTATCGGCCTGACGAGCTGATCGGGCGCAGCGCCGAGGCCTTCGTGCACCCCGATGACGTGGCCATCCACCTGGAAGCGATGTCGATGGCCGCGCTCGACCGTTTCCCTCCGGAGGAGATCCGCTGCCTGCACAAGGACGGCAGCTATCGCTGGCTGTCCTGGGTCAAGTCCGCCGACCAGGGCGTGCTCTACGCCAGCGGGCGCGACGTCACGCAGCAGAAGGAACAGGCCCAGGCGCTTGCCGCGGCGGAGGAGGCCCTGCGCCAGAGCCAGAAAATGGAAGCGGTCGGCCAGCTCACGGGCGGCATCGCGCACGACTTCAACAACATGCTGGCGGTGGTGATGGGCTCGCTCGACCTGCTCAAGCGGCGCGTGGGCGACAACCCCCGCGCGGTCCGGCAGATCGAGAGCGCGACCGACGCGGCCGGCCGCGCCGCCCTGCTGACCAAGCGGCTGCTGGCGTTCTCCCGCCAGCAGGCGCTGAATCCGCAGCCGATCGATCCCAACCGGCTGGTGGGCGAGATGTCGGAGCTGCTGCGCCATTCGATCGGCGCGGGCATCCGCCTGCACACGACGCTGGCCGACGGGCTGTGGCCCATCCGGGTGGATGCCAACCAGCTGGAGAACGTGCTGCTCAACCTGGCGGTCAATGCGCGTGATGCCATGCCCGATGGCGGCTGCCTCACCATCGAGACGGGCAATGTGCAGCTGGACAAACACTATGCCGCCGCCAACGGCATCCGTGCGGGCGATTACGTCCTGATCGCCGTCACCGACAACGGCAGCGGCATGCCGCCCGACGTGCTGGCGCGCGCCTTCGATCCATTCTTCACGACCAAGGAGGTCGGCAAGGGCACGGGCCTGGGGCTGAGCCAGGTGTACGGGTTCGTGCGGCAATCCGGCGGCCACGTGAAGCTCTACTCGGAGCCGGGCCAGGGCACCACGGTCAGGATCTACCTGCCGCGGCTGCGCGAAGAACCTGCCGCCGGCTGGGTCGCCGACAGCGACCCGGCCACCGCGCCCGGCGGGCTGCAGGAACTGATCCTGGTGGTCGAGGACGAGCCGTCGGTGCGCCAGTTCAGCGTCGATGCGCTGGAAGAGCTCGGCTACCGGGTGCTGCAGGCCGACGGTGCGCCGGCCGCGTTGCGGTTGCTCGACCGGCACCCGGATGTGGCTCTGTTGTTCACCGACATCGTCATGCCCGAGATCAACGGCCGCAAACTCGCCGACGAAGTGCACCATCGCCGGCCGGAGCTGCCGATCCTGTTCACCACCGGCTATACCCGCGACGCGGTCGTCCACCAGGGCGTGCTCGATCCGGATGTCGAACTTCTCGGCAAGCCCTTCACCATCGACGAGCTGGCGCGGAAGGTGAGGGCGATGCTGGATGGAGGCGAGTGA
- a CDS encoding rRNA pseudouridine synthase: MSDPVRLAKYVADLVRCSRTEAEQYIKNGWVTVGGRVVEDPAYPVSTEAVALDPAAQLEAVEPATILLHKPVGYDAIKGRKAAAGLVQPQTRWPDDPSGVRLLERHFHRLTPLVPLETEASGLMVLTQDGRVWRRLTEDRDEIEQEFVVEVGGRIAPYGLHKLNHGLHYRGRPLRPCKVSWQNEIRLRFALKGVQEGQLRDMCAQVGLDVVAIRRIRIGKVPLAKMPVGMWRYLPVGERF, from the coding sequence ATGTCCGATCCGGTTCGACTGGCGAAATACGTCGCCGACCTGGTCCGGTGCTCACGCACCGAGGCCGAGCAGTACATCAAGAACGGCTGGGTGACCGTCGGCGGGCGCGTGGTGGAGGATCCGGCGTACCCGGTCTCGACCGAAGCCGTCGCGCTCGACCCGGCTGCGCAACTGGAAGCCGTCGAGCCGGCCACGATCCTCCTGCACAAGCCGGTCGGCTACGACGCGATCAAGGGCCGCAAGGCCGCGGCGGGGCTGGTGCAACCGCAAACACGCTGGCCGGACGATCCCTCGGGCGTGCGCTTGCTCGAGCGTCATTTCCATCGCCTGACGCCGCTGGTGCCGCTGGAAACCGAAGCCAGCGGCCTGATGGTGCTGACCCAGGACGGCCGCGTGTGGCGCCGGCTGACCGAAGACCGGGACGAGATCGAGCAGGAATTCGTGGTCGAGGTCGGCGGCCGGATCGCGCCCTATGGCCTGCACAAGCTCAACCACGGCTTGCACTATCGCGGCCGTCCGCTGCGGCCGTGCAAGGTCAGCTGGCAGAACGAGATCCGCCTGCGCTTCGCGCTCAAGGGCGTGCAGGAGGGGCAACTGCGCGACATGTGCGCGCAGGTCGGCCTGGACGTGGTGGCGATCCGGCGCATCCGCATCGGCAAGGTGCCGCTGGCGAAGATGCCCGTCGGCATGTGGCGCTACCTGCCCGTCGGCGAGCGCTTCTGA
- a CDS encoding glutathione S-transferase family protein has protein sequence MTITITAFERSPDGGKGLARDTRVRWALEEVGQPYDVRLVSFQAMKEPAHLAIHPFGQIPTYEEGDLRLFESGAIVFHIAERHAGLLPEDADARARAITWMFAALNTVEAPILELVIAKFVEGDKPWTQERLPLVAERIRTRLRQLSARLGDADWLDSAFSAGDLMMVSVLLRLKPSGMLAEFPSLAAYVARGEARPAYQRAYAAQAAVAARAEKVNGGA, from the coding sequence ATGACCATCACCATCACCGCCTTCGAACGCTCGCCCGATGGCGGCAAGGGGCTGGCGCGCGATACGCGCGTGCGCTGGGCGCTGGAAGAGGTGGGCCAGCCTTACGACGTCCGCCTTGTTTCGTTCCAGGCAATGAAGGAACCCGCGCATCTGGCGATCCACCCGTTCGGCCAGATTCCCACCTACGAGGAGGGCGACCTCCGCCTGTTCGAGAGCGGCGCGATCGTCTTCCATATCGCCGAGCGCCATGCGGGCCTGTTGCCAGAGGATGCGGACGCCCGGGCGCGTGCGATCACCTGGATGTTCGCCGCGCTCAACACGGTCGAGGCACCGATCCTCGAACTGGTCATCGCCAAGTTCGTGGAGGGCGACAAGCCATGGACCCAGGAACGCCTGCCTCTGGTCGCCGAGCGCATACGCACCCGGCTGCGCCAGCTTTCCGCCCGCCTGGGCGATGCCGACTGGCTCGATAGCGCGTTCAGCGCGGGCGACCTGATGATGGTGTCGGTACTGCTCAGGCTCAAACCCTCGGGCATGCTGGCCGAGTTCCCCAGTCTGGCCGCCTACGTCGCCCGCGGCGAAGCGCGCCCGGCATACCAGCGGGCCTACGCGGCCCAGGCGGCGGTGGCGGCCCGGGCTGAGAAGGTGAATGGAGGGGCTTGA
- a CDS encoding DUF1456 family protein: MINNDVLRSIRYMLDLSDNKVVEIAHLADPAFALEKDDVRAFLLKEDEPGYLACRDAVLAHFLDGLIVHRRGRDESLPSRPVEKRVSNNVVLKKLRVAFELKDVDMHQVFEDAGFPVSRPELSALFRQHGHKNYRPCGDQLLRNFLKGLTLRVRGA, encoded by the coding sequence ATGATCAACAACGACGTCCTGCGCAGCATCCGCTACATGCTCGACCTCAGCGACAACAAGGTGGTCGAGATCGCCCATCTGGCCGACCCGGCATTCGCCCTGGAGAAGGACGACGTGCGCGCCTTCCTGCTGAAGGAAGACGAGCCCGGCTACCTGGCCTGCCGCGATGCCGTGCTGGCGCATTTCCTCGATGGGCTGATCGTGCATCGCCGTGGCAGGGACGAGAGCTTGCCGTCGCGGCCAGTGGAGAAGCGCGTCAGCAACAACGTGGTGTTGAAGAAGCTGCGGGTGGCCTTCGAGCTCAAGGACGTGGACATGCACCAGGTTTTCGAGGACGCGGGATTCCCCGTCTCCAGGCCGGAGCTCTCGGCGCTGTTCCGCCAGCACGGACACAAGAACTACCGTCCGTGCGGCGACCAGTTGCTGCGCAATTTCCTCAAGGGACTGACGCTGCGCGTGCGCGGGGCCTAG
- a CDS encoding S53 family peptidase, translated as MQTKISMLCLALGAALGVAAVPAMAAPAGTAWVATATHAQALAATASAKDLAEPGMPIHISVALKLQNRPVLDAFIADAHNPHSAMFGARLLPQDVTANFSPSASQVRAVVDYLAKSGFTNITVAPNRLMVSADGTAAGARTAFGARLVHARDSQGHAAYANIDDAKVPAALSGTVLSVLGLQTVSHAHTMIRTAGKPGGGGGAGTITGHNPTTFPSIYNAGGTPTASTVTVGIISDGDMTQPLKDLASFTSKNGLPAVNTQVVVAGAAGTDTSGTAEWDLDSQDIVGMSGGVGKLIFYTATSLSNSALTTAYNQAVSDNQARVINVSLGECETYTYQDGTMAADDQIFAVAVAQGQTFSVSTGDAGSNECGSSPRGTTPSYPASSPYVVAVSGTTLGTGSNNSWASETLWSKAGGSPSTVEPKPSWQTQGGGTTRDVADVAFDADPNSGSIIIVNGSNAQYGGTSLSAPLFAATWARMLAGHSSLGFAGPHLYQVPSSVYHDVTSGSNGGETATTGWDYASGFGSIIVSNLNASL; from the coding sequence ATGCAGACGAAGATTTCAATGCTGTGCCTGGCCTTGGGGGCGGCGCTGGGTGTGGCTGCGGTGCCGGCCATGGCCGCGCCCGCTGGTACCGCCTGGGTTGCCACCGCGACGCATGCTCAAGCGCTCGCGGCGACGGCCTCGGCGAAAGACCTGGCCGAGCCAGGCATGCCCATCCATATCTCGGTCGCGCTCAAGCTGCAGAACCGCCCGGTTCTCGACGCCTTCATCGCCGACGCGCACAACCCTCACAGCGCGATGTTCGGCGCCAGGCTGCTGCCGCAGGACGTCACCGCCAACTTCTCGCCCAGCGCTTCGCAGGTGCGGGCTGTGGTCGATTACCTGGCCAAGTCCGGTTTCACCAACATCACCGTCGCACCGAACCGGCTGATGGTGTCGGCCGACGGCACGGCTGCCGGCGCACGGACGGCCTTCGGCGCGCGCCTGGTCCACGCGCGTGACAGCCAGGGCCATGCGGCCTACGCGAACATCGACGACGCCAAGGTGCCGGCCGCGCTTTCCGGCACGGTGCTGTCGGTGCTCGGCCTGCAGACGGTCTCGCACGCGCACACCATGATCCGCACGGCCGGCAAGCCGGGCGGCGGCGGTGGCGCGGGCACCATCACCGGCCACAACCCGACCACCTTTCCGAGCATCTACAACGCCGGCGGCACGCCGACCGCGTCGACCGTGACGGTGGGCATCATCAGCGACGGCGACATGACCCAGCCGCTGAAGGACCTCGCCAGCTTCACCAGCAAGAACGGGTTGCCGGCGGTCAACACGCAGGTAGTGGTGGCCGGCGCGGCCGGTACCGACACCAGCGGCACGGCCGAGTGGGACCTGGACAGCCAGGACATCGTGGGCATGTCCGGCGGCGTGGGCAAGCTGATCTTCTATACCGCCACGTCGCTCAGCAACAGCGCGCTCACCACCGCCTACAACCAGGCGGTCAGCGACAACCAGGCGCGCGTCATCAACGTGTCCCTGGGCGAGTGCGAGACCTACACCTACCAGGACGGCACGATGGCGGCCGACGACCAGATCTTCGCGGTCGCGGTGGCGCAGGGGCAGACCTTCTCGGTGTCCACCGGCGATGCCGGCTCGAACGAGTGCGGAAGCAGCCCGCGCGGCACCACGCCGAGCTATCCGGCCAGCTCCCCCTACGTCGTGGCGGTCAGCGGCACCACGCTTGGTACCGGCAGCAACAACAGCTGGGCGAGCGAGACGCTGTGGAGCAAGGCCGGCGGCAGCCCGAGCACGGTCGAGCCCAAGCCGAGCTGGCAGACCCAGGGTGGCGGCACGACGCGCGACGTCGCCGACGTGGCGTTCGACGCCGATCCGAACTCCGGCTCGATCATCATCGTCAACGGCAGCAACGCCCAGTACGGTGGCACGAGCCTGTCGGCTCCGCTGTTTGCCGCCACCTGGGCGCGCATGCTGGCCGGTCATTCGTCGCTCGGCTTCGCCGGCCCGCACCTGTACCAGGTGCCGTCGAGCGTGTACCACGACGTCACCTCGGGCAGTAACGGTGGCGAGACGGCCACGACCGGCTGGGATTACGCCAGCGGCTTCGGCAGCATCATCGTGAGCAATCTCAACGCGAGCCTGTAA
- the pyrC gene encoding dihydroorotase has protein sequence MSTTDLTLTRPDDWHLHLRDGAMLAAVLPHTARRFARAIVMPNLKPPVSTVALARAYRERILAALPAGADFEPLMTLYLTEATTPHDIAEASASGFVHAVKYYPAGATTNAASGVTDLRRCYAVFEAMQKHNLPLLMHGEVTDPDVDVFDREPVFVERHLTTLLRDFPALRMVLEHITTSEAARFVRDAPAHVGATITPQHLLMNRNAIFAGGLRPHSYCLPVLKRESHRRTLVEVATSGDPSFFLGTDSAPHPRHAKESSCGCAGIYSAHAAIELYAEAFEAAGALDKLEAFASFHGADFYGLPRNTSTITLRKEPWVVPEELDFGGTPGVPMRAGETIGWRMEG, from the coding sequence ATGAGCACGACCGACCTCACGCTGACCCGCCCCGACGACTGGCACCTGCACCTGCGCGACGGCGCCATGCTGGCCGCGGTGCTGCCGCATACGGCGCGCCGCTTCGCCCGGGCCATCGTCATGCCCAATCTCAAGCCGCCGGTCTCCACGGTGGCGCTGGCGCGCGCCTACCGCGAGCGCATCCTGGCCGCGCTGCCGGCCGGTGCGGATTTCGAGCCGTTGATGACGCTGTACCTGACCGAGGCCACCACACCCCACGACATCGCCGAGGCCAGCGCCAGCGGCTTCGTCCACGCGGTCAAGTATTACCCCGCCGGCGCGACCACCAACGCGGCCAGCGGCGTCACCGACCTGCGTCGCTGTTACGCCGTGTTCGAGGCGATGCAGAAGCACAACCTGCCCTTGCTGATGCACGGCGAGGTCACCGACCCGGACGTCGACGTGTTCGACCGCGAGCCGGTGTTCGTGGAGCGCCACCTGACCACGTTGCTGCGCGATTTCCCCGCGCTGCGGATGGTACTCGAGCACATCACCACCAGCGAGGCGGCCCGCTTCGTGCGCGACGCTCCGGCCCATGTCGGCGCGACCATCACGCCTCAGCACCTGCTGATGAACCGCAACGCGATCTTTGCCGGCGGCCTGCGCCCGCACAGCTACTGCCTGCCGGTGCTCAAGCGCGAAAGCCATCGCCGCACGCTGGTCGAAGTGGCCACCAGTGGCGATCCGAGCTTCTTCCTGGGTACCGACAGCGCGCCGCACCCGCGCCACGCCAAGGAAAGCAGTTGTGGCTGCGCGGGCATCTATTCCGCGCACGCCGCCATCGAGCTGTATGCCGAGGCCTTCGAAGCCGCCGGCGCGCTGGACAAGCTCGAAGCCTTCGCCAGCTTCCACGGCGCCGACTTCTACGGCCTGCCGCGCAATACCTCCACGATCACTCTTCGCAAAGAGCCGTGGGTCGTACCGGAGGAACTGGATTTCGGCGGAACACCCGGCGTACCCATGCGCGCGGGCGAAACCATCGGCTGGCGGATGGAAGGGTAG
- a CDS encoding zinc-dependent peptidase, producing MFAKIRNWRERRIVARRPIAEPLWQDALRRCAPARRLGASDQATLRVLATLFLERKSLEPTQGLELDDADRVLLAAHACIPILKLGLDWYDGWHSVIVYPDAFIPRRTHTDAAGVVHQTRTVMAGEAWGRGPVILSWADVLDAGGKPGHNVVIHEMAHKLDMLNGDANGFPPLHRRMDRRRWTRVFSEAWDRLRDDHRNGLPLPIDPYGLENPAEFFAVASEQFFEEPANLRVQLPEVYRQLEQFYRQHPY from the coding sequence ATGTTCGCCAAAATCAGAAACTGGCGCGAGCGACGCATCGTCGCCCGCCGCCCCATCGCCGAACCGCTTTGGCAGGACGCGCTGCGCCGATGCGCGCCGGCTCGCCGCCTGGGCGCTTCCGACCAGGCCACGCTGCGCGTGCTGGCCACCTTGTTCCTGGAACGCAAATCGCTCGAGCCAACCCAGGGGCTGGAACTCGACGATGCCGACCGGGTGCTGCTCGCGGCCCACGCGTGCATACCGATCCTGAAACTGGGCCTGGACTGGTACGACGGCTGGCACAGCGTCATCGTCTATCCGGACGCATTCATTCCGCGGCGCACGCACACCGATGCGGCAGGCGTGGTCCACCAGACCCGCACCGTGATGGCAGGCGAGGCCTGGGGCCGCGGCCCGGTGATCCTCTCGTGGGCGGACGTGCTCGATGCCGGGGGCAAACCCGGGCACAACGTGGTCATCCACGAAATGGCCCACAAGCTGGACATGCTCAACGGGGACGCCAACGGCTTTCCACCCCTGCACCGGCGCATGGACCGGCGGAGGTGGACACGCGTCTTCTCCGAAGCATGGGATCGCCTGCGCGATGACCATCGCAACGGCCTGCCCCTGCCGATCGACCCGTACGGACTGGAAAACCCGGCCGAGTTCTTCGCGGTGGCCAGCGAGCAGTTTTTCGAGGAGCCGGCCAACCTGCGCGTCCAACTGCCCGAGGTGTATCGACAGCTCGAGCAATTCTACCGGCAGCATCCGTACTAG